One window of Kryptolebias marmoratus isolate JLee-2015 linkage group LG3, ASM164957v2, whole genome shotgun sequence genomic DNA carries:
- the marf1 gene encoding meiosis regulator and mRNA stability factor 1 isoform X4 → MEGLGKEKPRPAPWLIHPKAEASNLLWKLKDCFSPNQTTPSHLSNKDPKNDLSSESTVWPNVPIPQTASVPICNGCGTSPDNVTLMPSTTHGKPGHKYGSPENSGPENIPPIGVFWDIENCNVPSGRSAEAVVQRVRNRFFRGHREAEFICVCDINKESKAVIQELNNCQVTVAHINATAKNAADDKLRQSLRRFAETHTAPATVVLVSSDVNFSSELSDLRHRHGFQIILVHGSHTSSALLQHAHLHVAFQEITADLPQRMLVKAQPSFNLLYVHNLPIICDKSLRNAVKLRLRRLSDNCGGKVLGMSQGTAVLRFGSPEAAARARKRMENEDVFGHRISLSFSPRPRNEAGPEVELQSQPCLLPQTKPQTFQTQDSVFAPPPSIPSFSFLPLENPRSPRRPRRATRPCPTPGSMPERPYSPRRGSSGPPGGAPAKPHQELGNMEAKSRMGLHPLERGRAASSSPHRNERGALEQLSQPGLRGESVYRKREGYSPQSVTQLSVEQRDRSSGEFHISTPSAFSKLNLHMSFSPLVMSQGSWSSRSGSPCLSSRSSPLLATPHGSCNEGPPEPFSEGAELQVANLDYRMSRKELQQTLHDTFSRYGQVKAVELSPHTDYQLKATVQMLFLQQAISAVSGLHRYKIGGKRIQVSLITGGNNKSLSMLSTEIICILQDAPANCLPLFKLTEIYEKKYSRKLAISDLYRLPDVLSVREQGGSRLACLLSSSQIRQSPLGSSQSQEGSSSASGSPVVFEELEYHEPVCRQHYAQQDFSEADFDPDSYKIPFVAMSLSSLASEVHSLLESHEGTLPLLSFPDCYAAKFSPLQVGSETLEGAVSLEHLITCLPSISIVTAQNGFKVIKWLHNKPPAQNSEPWIQRCKSPVGNPQLIQFSREVIDLLKSQPTCIMPISKFIPSYHHHFAKQCRVSDYGFSKLLELLEAVPHVLQILGMGTKRLLTLTHRAQVKRFTQDLLKLLKFQASKQVAIKDFMQAYHWCFSRDWRVTDYGVCDLMDLLTEIPDTTITITPQATDTVISVPKRERTVEEIERTKQFGKEVVDLLRHQPHCRMPFSKFIPSYHHHFGRQCKLSYYGFTKLLELFEAIPDILMVLECGEEKVLTLTEVERVKALAAQLVRLLRSQKNFSLPVSQLLMEYSKTFGYGLRLQDYDASSLPALLAKLCHVVKVVDGLEGREVQLINRKSLRLLTSQLLALLMSQENERVAKGMKVEELSRLYQTVHGAQLNPCEYGFLSLSELLKSLPYLVELYCEESDGNDNSADTGHGYERVRLTRLYQFARNVRALLHTYHYNQIFLTEFQGAYSKFTGCSLEPRSYGYICTDELLSAIPQVVWIKGHGHKRIIVLKNDMKAKTSSSVPSSPQPGEGAESPRDSPVSSRTSGTQSPGGEAIAESELLFLPSPLDLLCGPVPSCLPSPQLHPDPVVLQQMDLINFERTPPPHLPAGSESEDAAADDASDPPEQLGGSAASRTPPPSDTKNLLSVNSPGRRAGRSKIKLAANFSFTAGL, encoded by the exons ATGGAAGGGTTGGGAAAGGAGAAGCCTAGACCCGCTCCATGGCTTATTCACCCCAAAGCAGAAGCCTCCAACCTGCTATGGAAACTCAAAGACTGCTTTTCCCCAAACCAGACAACTCCCTCTCATCTGTCAAATAAAGAC CCTAAGAATGATTTATCTTCAGAGTCTACAGTGTGGCCCAATGTTCCTATTCCTCAAACTGCTTCTGTCCCAATCTGTAACGGCTGCGGCACATCCCCCGATAACGTAACGCTAATGCCATCCACCACACATGGGAAGCCTGGCCATAAGTACG GTTCCCCAGAGAATAGTGGTCCTGAGAACATCCCGCCTATAGGCGTCTTCTGGGACATCGAGAACTGCAACGTACCCAGTGGACGCTCAGCTGAAGCCGTGGTCCAACGTGTCCGCAACAGGTTCTTTCGGGGACACCGCGAAGCTGAATTTATTTGTGTCTGTGACATCAACAAGGAGAGTAAAGCTGTTATCCAAGAGCTTAACAACTGCCAG GTTACAGTTGCACATATTAATGCCACAGCCAAGAATGCTGCGGATGATAAGCTTCGTCAGAGCCTGAGGCGCTTCGCTGAGACCCACACCGCACCCGCAACTGTCGTGTTGGTGTCCt CGGATGTGAATTTTTCCAGCGAGTTGAGCGACTTGCGTCATCGCCACGGTTTCCAAATAATCCTCGTCCACGGCAGCCACACGTCCTCAGCTCTGCTGCAGCACGCCCACCTTCACGTGGCGTTTCAAGAAATTACAGCTGACCTGCCGCAGCGTATGCTTGTCAAAGCACAG CCCAGTTTCAACCTCCTCTATGTGCACAACCTTCCCATCATCTGTGATAAGAGCCTGAGGAACGCTGTGAAGCTCAGGCTCCGTCGCCTCTCAGACAACTGTGGTGGCAAGGTGCTTGGCATGTCCCAGGGCACCGCAGTCCTCCGCTTTGGCAGCCCCGAGGCGGCTGCACGGGCCCGCAAGAGAATGGAAAATGAGGATGTCTTTGGGCACCGAATCAGCCTCTCTTTCTCCCCAAGACCCCGAAACGAAGCAGGTCCTGAGGTTGAGCTACAGTCTCAACCCTGTCTCTTGCCTCAAACTAAACCCCAGACCTTTCAAACCCAGGATTCAGTGTTCGCCCCTCCCCCGTCCATACCCTCCTTCTCGTTTTTGCCTCTGGAGAACCCCAGATCGCCGAGAAGGCCACGGCGAGCAACCCGCCCATGCCCCACCCCTGGCTCTATGCCCGAAAGGCCCTACAGCCCCAGGAGGGGGTCCAGTGGGCCTCCTGGTGGTGCTCCAGCCAAACCCCATCAG GAGCTAGGTAATATGGAGGCCAAGTCCAGGATGGGGCTGCACCCTCTGGAGAGAGGACGTGCTGCCTCCTCTTCACCTCACAGAAATGAGAGAGGAGCTCTGGAGCAGCTGTCTCAGCCTGGCCTCAGAGGAGAATCTGTATACAGGAAGAG AGAGGGTTACAGTCCACAAAGTGTGACCCAGTTGTCCGTAGAGCAAAGGGACAGGAGCTCAGGGGAGTTCCATATTAGCACCCCGTCAGCCTTCAGCAAGCTGAACCTGCACATGAGCTTCAGTCCTCTTGTCATGTCTCAGGGGTCCTGGTCTTCCAG GAGTGGATCCCCCTGTCTGTCCAGCCGCTCCTCACCTCTGCTCGCCACGCCTCATGGTTCTTGCAACGAAGGTCCTCCTGAGCCTTTTTCAGAGGGGGCGGAGCTCCAGGTGGCCAACCTCGACTACAGAATGTCTCGCAAAGAACTGCAGCAGACTCTGCACGACACTTTCTCCAGATATGGGCAG GTGAAAGCTGTGGAGCTGAGCCCCCACACTGATTATCAGCTGAAGGCCACAGTTCAGATGTTGTTCCTGCAGCAAGCCATTAGCGCCGTCAGTGGTTTGCATCGTTACAAGATCGGAGGCAAACGCATTCAGGTGTCTCTGATCACTGGTGGCAACAACAAATCTCTTTCCATGCTCAG CACGGAGATCATCTGCATTCTGCAGGATGCACCTGCCAACTGCCTTCCTCTCTTTAAGCTCACTGAGATCTATGAGAAGAA ATACTCCCGTAAACTTGCGATCAGCGACCTGTACAGGCTGCCAGATGTGCTTTCAGTGAGGGAACAGGGAGGCTCGAGGCTTGCGTGCCTTTTGTCCAGCAGCCAAATTCGCCAGAGCCCGCTCGGATCCTCTCAGTCTCAAGAAGGCTCTTCCTCGGCAAGTGGGAGTCCCGTTGTGTTTGAGGAGCTCGAGTACCACGAGCCTGTTTGCAGACAACATTATGCACAGCAAGACTTCAG tgAGGCTGACTTTGACCCCGACTCCTATAAAATCCCATTTGTTGCGATGTCGCTGAGCAGTTTGGCCTCTGAGGTCCACAGTCTGTTGGAGTCACACGAGGGCACTCTTCCACTGCTCAG CTTTCCAGACTGCTATGCTGCAAAGTTTAGCCCTCTGCAGGTTGGCAGTGAGACACTGGAGGGCGCCGTTTCTCTGGAGCATCTGATAACCTGCCTTCCTAGTATTTCAATTGTCACAGCTCAGAATGGTTTCAAAGTCATCAAGTGGCTCCATAACAAACCACCTGCACAAAACTCGG agcCATGGATTCAACGCTGCAAGAGTCCAGTCGGTAATCCCCAGCTCATCCAGTTCAGCAGAGAAGTTATTGACTTGTTAAAGAGCCAGCCAACCTGCATCATGCCGATCAGCAAATTCATACCTTCGTATCACCACCACTTTGCCAAGCAGTGCCGCGTCTCTGACTACGGCTTCTCCAAGCTGCTGGAGCTTCTGGAGGCTGTCCCACATGTCCTGCAG ATACTGGGCATGGGGACCAAGCGCTTGCTGACTCTCACCCACAGAGCTCAAGTGAAGCGTTTCACCCAAGACCTCCTGAAATTGCTCAAGTTTCAAGCCAGCAAGCAAGTGGCAATTAAAGACTTCATGCAGGCGTATCATTG GTGCTTCTCCAGAGACTGGAGGGTCACTGATTATGGCGTCTGTGACTTGATGGACCTGCTGACGGAGATCCCGGAcaccaccatcaccatcacACCCCAGGCCACAGACACCGTCATCTCTGTTCCTAAAAGGG AGCGTACAGTGGAGGAAATCGAGCGAACCAAACAGTTTGGGAAGGAGGTGGTGGACCTCCTCCGCCATCAGCCTCACTGCCGAATGCCCTTCAGTAAGTTCATACCCTCCTACCATCACCACTTTGGTCGGCAGTGCAAACTCAGCTACTATGGGTTCACCAAGCTCCTGGAGCTCTTCGAGGCGATCCCTGACATTCTGATG GTGCTGGAGTGCGGGGAGGAGAAGGTGCTGACTTTGACGGAGGTTGAGCGCGTCAAGGCCCTGGCTGCCCAGCTGGTCAGGCTGCTGCGTTCTCAGAAGAACTTCAGTCTTCCTGTCAGCCAGCTGCTCATGGAGTACAGCAAGACCTTTGGTTACGGTTTACGCCTGCAGGACTACGACGCCAGCTCCCTCCCTGCTCTCCTGGCCAAACTCTGCCACGTTGTCAAG gtGGTGGATGGCCTGGAGGGTCGGGAAGTACAGCTGATCAACAGGAAGTCTCTGCGACTGCTGACCTCCCAGCTTCTGGCTCTGCTCATGTCCCAGGAAAACGAGCGTGTCGCCAAAGGCATGAAGGTGGAGGAGCTGAGTCGCCTTTACCAGACAGTTCACGGCGCCCAGTTAAATCCATGTGAATATGGGTTCCTCTCTCTGAGCGAGCTGCTCAAGAGCCTTCCTTATCTTGTGGAG ctgtaCTGTGAAGAAAGCGATGGAAACGATAACAGCGCTGACACCGGTCATGGCTACGAACGGGTGAGGCTGACCAGGCTCTACCAGTTTGCCCGTAACGTCCGCGCACTGCTCCACACCTACCATTACAACCAGATCTTCCTGACTGAGTTCCAGGGGGCTTACAGTAAATTTACAGGCTGCAGCCTCGAACCGCGCTCGTACGGGTACATCTGCACTGACGAGCTGCTCAGTGCCATCCCACAG GTGGTCTGGATTAAAGGACACGGTCATAAACGGATTATCGTTTTGAAGAACGATATGAAAG CAAAGACGAGCTCTTCAGTCCCCAGCAGCCCCCAACCAGGAGAGGGGGCCGAGAGTCCAAGAGACAGTCCCGTCAGCAGCAGGACGTCTGGAACCCAAAGTCCGG GTGGTGAAGCCATCGCAGAATCAGAGCTGTTGTTTCTGCCGTCACCTCTGGACCTGTTGTGTGGTCCTGTGCCGTCCTGCCTCCCATCCCCTCAGCTCCATCCGGACCCTGTGGTCCTTCAGCAGATGGACCTGATCAACTTCGAGAGAACGCCACCACCGCACCTACCAGCAG GGAGCGAGTCTGAAGACGCAGCTGCAGACGACGCCTCTGACCCGCCTGAGCAGCTTGGCGGCTCGGCGGCCTCCAGAACTCCTCCACCCTCCGACACGAAGAACCTTTTGTCCGTGAACAGCCCAGGCAGGAGAGCCGGTCGCAGCAAAATCAAACTAGCTGCCAACTTCTCTTTCACAGCCGGCCTCTGA
- the marf1 gene encoding meiosis regulator and mRNA stability factor 1 isoform X2 — MEGLGKEKPRPAPWLIHPKAEASNLLWKLKDCFSPNQTTPSHLSNKDNTHMDNRKAVLELKDVPPPPPHHSPPSQLSQSFSLAPLSLPPPCLLPPPQFAQDSHQKHPLPKQQQQEGLSPKVSICTHCDYCSTDGYGLLGGRGVVGSSSSIAGIGTFHSAPSCPGAPISSNRSRFESCSVASSVHHYNHSLSCGNRTEATDSLLSFSFKPQLPSSVATSQPFSLHPYFPCCSGLRHSCSAVPLSRSQPGTFPSSAPPASSVSSLPAPLQGSCLASSGFNTCGVDCNPSLRTSQRSVPCDHPTTTTVTTSTTSVRRCSNSLHLNVERTVCGKGAHLCQECLLKPKNDLSSESTVWPNVPIPQTASVPICNGCGTSPDNVTLMPSTTHGKPGHKYGSPENSGPENIPPIGVFWDIENCNVPSGRSAEAVVQRVRNRFFRGHREAEFICVCDINKESKAVIQELNNCQVTVAHINATAKNAADDKLRQSLRRFAETHTAPATVVLVSSDVNFSSELSDLRHRHGFQIILVHGSHTSSALLQHAHLHVAFQEITADLPQRMLVKAQELGNMEAKSRMGLHPLERGRAASSSPHRNERGALEQLSQPGLRGESVYRKREGYSPQSVTQLSVEQRDRSSGEFHISTPSAFSKLNLHMSFSPLVMSQGSWSSRSGSPCLSSRSSPLLATPHGSCNEGPPEPFSEGAELQVANLDYRMSRKELQQTLHDTFSRYGQVKAVELSPHTDYQLKATVQMLFLQQAISAVSGLHRYKIGGKRIQVSLITGGNNKSLSMLSTEIICILQDAPANCLPLFKLTEIYEKKYSRKLAISDLYRLPDVLSVREQGGSRLACLLSSSQIRQSPLGSSQSQEGSSSASGSPVVFEELEYHEPVCRQHYAQQDFSEADFDPDSYKIPFVAMSLSSLASEVHSLLESHEGTLPLLSFPDCYAAKFSPLQVGSETLEGAVSLEHLITCLPSISIVTAQNGFKVIKWLHNKPPAQNSEPWIQRCKSPVGNPQLIQFSREVIDLLKSQPTCIMPISKFIPSYHHHFAKQCRVSDYGFSKLLELLEAVPHVLQILGMGTKRLLTLTHRAQVKRFTQDLLKLLKFQASKQVAIKDFMQAYHWCFSRDWRVTDYGVCDLMDLLTEIPDTTITITPQATDTVISVPKRERTVEEIERTKQFGKEVVDLLRHQPHCRMPFSKFIPSYHHHFGRQCKLSYYGFTKLLELFEAIPDILMVLECGEEKVLTLTEVERVKALAAQLVRLLRSQKNFSLPVSQLLMEYSKTFGYGLRLQDYDASSLPALLAKLCHVVKVVDGLEGREVQLINRKSLRLLTSQLLALLMSQENERVAKGMKVEELSRLYQTVHGAQLNPCEYGFLSLSELLKSLPYLVELYCEESDGNDNSADTGHGYERVRLTRLYQFARNVRALLHTYHYNQIFLTEFQGAYSKFTGCSLEPRSYGYICTDELLSAIPQVVWIKGHGHKRIIVLKNDMKAKTSSSVPSSPQPGEGAESPRDSPVSSRTSGTQSPGGEAIAESELLFLPSPLDLLCGPVPSCLPSPQLHPDPVVLQQMDLINFERTPPPHLPAGSESEDAAADDASDPPEQLGGSAASRTPPPSDTKNLLSVNSPGRRAGRSKIKLAANFSFTAGL, encoded by the exons ATGGAAGGGTTGGGAAAGGAGAAGCCTAGACCCGCTCCATGGCTTATTCACCCCAAAGCAGAAGCCTCCAACCTGCTATGGAAACTCAAAGACTGCTTTTCCCCAAACCAGACAACTCCCTCTCATCTGTCAAATAAAGAC aatACCCACATGGACAACAGAAAGGCTGTGCTGGAACTGAAGGAtgtccctccccctcctccacacCACTCTCCCCCTTCCCAGTTATCCCAGTCCTTTTCTCTGGCACCTCTCTCTTTGCCTCCTCCCTGCTTGCTGCCTCCTCCTCAGTTTGCACAAGACTCCCACCAAAAACACCCCCTAccaaagcagcagcaacaagaaGGGCTTAGCCCCAAAGTAAGCATTTGCACCCACTGTGACTACTGCAGCACAGATGGCTATGGCTTGTTGGGTGGCAGGGGGGTTGTtggtagcagcagcagcatcgcCGGCATTGGCACATTTCATTCAGCCCCGAGTTGTCCAGGAGCGCCCATCAGTAGCAATAGAAGCAGGTTTGAGTCTTGTTCTGTAGCCTCATCTGTTCATCATTATAATCATAGCCTGAGTTGTGGTAACAGAACCGAAGCGACTGATTCCTtgctcagttttagtttcaaaccTCAGCTGCCCTCTTCTGTTGCTACCTCTCAGCCCTTTTCGTTACACCCCTACTTCCCCTGCTGCTCAGGGCTTCGCCACAGCTGCTCGGCTGTACCTCTTTCGCGCAGTCAGCCCGGCACGTTTCCCTCTTCTGCACCCCCGgcttcttctgtttcctccctGCCTGCTCCCTTGCAAGGGTCTTGCCTGGCTTCTTCTGGTTTTAACACGTGTGGTGTGGACTGCAACCCGTCACTCAGAACGTCTCAGAGAAGTGTACCCTGTGATCACCCGACCACCACAACCGTTACTACGTCAACCACCTCGGTGCGCCGCTGCTCTAATTCTTTGCACCTAAATGTAGAACGCACTGTTTGTGGGAAAGGGGCGCACCTCTGCCAGGAGTGCTTGTTGAAG CCTAAGAATGATTTATCTTCAGAGTCTACAGTGTGGCCCAATGTTCCTATTCCTCAAACTGCTTCTGTCCCAATCTGTAACGGCTGCGGCACATCCCCCGATAACGTAACGCTAATGCCATCCACCACACATGGGAAGCCTGGCCATAAGTACG GTTCCCCAGAGAATAGTGGTCCTGAGAACATCCCGCCTATAGGCGTCTTCTGGGACATCGAGAACTGCAACGTACCCAGTGGACGCTCAGCTGAAGCCGTGGTCCAACGTGTCCGCAACAGGTTCTTTCGGGGACACCGCGAAGCTGAATTTATTTGTGTCTGTGACATCAACAAGGAGAGTAAAGCTGTTATCCAAGAGCTTAACAACTGCCAG GTTACAGTTGCACATATTAATGCCACAGCCAAGAATGCTGCGGATGATAAGCTTCGTCAGAGCCTGAGGCGCTTCGCTGAGACCCACACCGCACCCGCAACTGTCGTGTTGGTGTCCt CGGATGTGAATTTTTCCAGCGAGTTGAGCGACTTGCGTCATCGCCACGGTTTCCAAATAATCCTCGTCCACGGCAGCCACACGTCCTCAGCTCTGCTGCAGCACGCCCACCTTCACGTGGCGTTTCAAGAAATTACAGCTGACCTGCCGCAGCGTATGCTTGTCAAAGCACAG GAGCTAGGTAATATGGAGGCCAAGTCCAGGATGGGGCTGCACCCTCTGGAGAGAGGACGTGCTGCCTCCTCTTCACCTCACAGAAATGAGAGAGGAGCTCTGGAGCAGCTGTCTCAGCCTGGCCTCAGAGGAGAATCTGTATACAGGAAGAG AGAGGGTTACAGTCCACAAAGTGTGACCCAGTTGTCCGTAGAGCAAAGGGACAGGAGCTCAGGGGAGTTCCATATTAGCACCCCGTCAGCCTTCAGCAAGCTGAACCTGCACATGAGCTTCAGTCCTCTTGTCATGTCTCAGGGGTCCTGGTCTTCCAG GAGTGGATCCCCCTGTCTGTCCAGCCGCTCCTCACCTCTGCTCGCCACGCCTCATGGTTCTTGCAACGAAGGTCCTCCTGAGCCTTTTTCAGAGGGGGCGGAGCTCCAGGTGGCCAACCTCGACTACAGAATGTCTCGCAAAGAACTGCAGCAGACTCTGCACGACACTTTCTCCAGATATGGGCAG GTGAAAGCTGTGGAGCTGAGCCCCCACACTGATTATCAGCTGAAGGCCACAGTTCAGATGTTGTTCCTGCAGCAAGCCATTAGCGCCGTCAGTGGTTTGCATCGTTACAAGATCGGAGGCAAACGCATTCAGGTGTCTCTGATCACTGGTGGCAACAACAAATCTCTTTCCATGCTCAG CACGGAGATCATCTGCATTCTGCAGGATGCACCTGCCAACTGCCTTCCTCTCTTTAAGCTCACTGAGATCTATGAGAAGAA ATACTCCCGTAAACTTGCGATCAGCGACCTGTACAGGCTGCCAGATGTGCTTTCAGTGAGGGAACAGGGAGGCTCGAGGCTTGCGTGCCTTTTGTCCAGCAGCCAAATTCGCCAGAGCCCGCTCGGATCCTCTCAGTCTCAAGAAGGCTCTTCCTCGGCAAGTGGGAGTCCCGTTGTGTTTGAGGAGCTCGAGTACCACGAGCCTGTTTGCAGACAACATTATGCACAGCAAGACTTCAG tgAGGCTGACTTTGACCCCGACTCCTATAAAATCCCATTTGTTGCGATGTCGCTGAGCAGTTTGGCCTCTGAGGTCCACAGTCTGTTGGAGTCACACGAGGGCACTCTTCCACTGCTCAG CTTTCCAGACTGCTATGCTGCAAAGTTTAGCCCTCTGCAGGTTGGCAGTGAGACACTGGAGGGCGCCGTTTCTCTGGAGCATCTGATAACCTGCCTTCCTAGTATTTCAATTGTCACAGCTCAGAATGGTTTCAAAGTCATCAAGTGGCTCCATAACAAACCACCTGCACAAAACTCGG agcCATGGATTCAACGCTGCAAGAGTCCAGTCGGTAATCCCCAGCTCATCCAGTTCAGCAGAGAAGTTATTGACTTGTTAAAGAGCCAGCCAACCTGCATCATGCCGATCAGCAAATTCATACCTTCGTATCACCACCACTTTGCCAAGCAGTGCCGCGTCTCTGACTACGGCTTCTCCAAGCTGCTGGAGCTTCTGGAGGCTGTCCCACATGTCCTGCAG ATACTGGGCATGGGGACCAAGCGCTTGCTGACTCTCACCCACAGAGCTCAAGTGAAGCGTTTCACCCAAGACCTCCTGAAATTGCTCAAGTTTCAAGCCAGCAAGCAAGTGGCAATTAAAGACTTCATGCAGGCGTATCATTG GTGCTTCTCCAGAGACTGGAGGGTCACTGATTATGGCGTCTGTGACTTGATGGACCTGCTGACGGAGATCCCGGAcaccaccatcaccatcacACCCCAGGCCACAGACACCGTCATCTCTGTTCCTAAAAGGG AGCGTACAGTGGAGGAAATCGAGCGAACCAAACAGTTTGGGAAGGAGGTGGTGGACCTCCTCCGCCATCAGCCTCACTGCCGAATGCCCTTCAGTAAGTTCATACCCTCCTACCATCACCACTTTGGTCGGCAGTGCAAACTCAGCTACTATGGGTTCACCAAGCTCCTGGAGCTCTTCGAGGCGATCCCTGACATTCTGATG GTGCTGGAGTGCGGGGAGGAGAAGGTGCTGACTTTGACGGAGGTTGAGCGCGTCAAGGCCCTGGCTGCCCAGCTGGTCAGGCTGCTGCGTTCTCAGAAGAACTTCAGTCTTCCTGTCAGCCAGCTGCTCATGGAGTACAGCAAGACCTTTGGTTACGGTTTACGCCTGCAGGACTACGACGCCAGCTCCCTCCCTGCTCTCCTGGCCAAACTCTGCCACGTTGTCAAG gtGGTGGATGGCCTGGAGGGTCGGGAAGTACAGCTGATCAACAGGAAGTCTCTGCGACTGCTGACCTCCCAGCTTCTGGCTCTGCTCATGTCCCAGGAAAACGAGCGTGTCGCCAAAGGCATGAAGGTGGAGGAGCTGAGTCGCCTTTACCAGACAGTTCACGGCGCCCAGTTAAATCCATGTGAATATGGGTTCCTCTCTCTGAGCGAGCTGCTCAAGAGCCTTCCTTATCTTGTGGAG ctgtaCTGTGAAGAAAGCGATGGAAACGATAACAGCGCTGACACCGGTCATGGCTACGAACGGGTGAGGCTGACCAGGCTCTACCAGTTTGCCCGTAACGTCCGCGCACTGCTCCACACCTACCATTACAACCAGATCTTCCTGACTGAGTTCCAGGGGGCTTACAGTAAATTTACAGGCTGCAGCCTCGAACCGCGCTCGTACGGGTACATCTGCACTGACGAGCTGCTCAGTGCCATCCCACAG GTGGTCTGGATTAAAGGACACGGTCATAAACGGATTATCGTTTTGAAGAACGATATGAAAG CAAAGACGAGCTCTTCAGTCCCCAGCAGCCCCCAACCAGGAGAGGGGGCCGAGAGTCCAAGAGACAGTCCCGTCAGCAGCAGGACGTCTGGAACCCAAAGTCCGG GTGGTGAAGCCATCGCAGAATCAGAGCTGTTGTTTCTGCCGTCACCTCTGGACCTGTTGTGTGGTCCTGTGCCGTCCTGCCTCCCATCCCCTCAGCTCCATCCGGACCCTGTGGTCCTTCAGCAGATGGACCTGATCAACTTCGAGAGAACGCCACCACCGCACCTACCAGCAG GGAGCGAGTCTGAAGACGCAGCTGCAGACGACGCCTCTGACCCGCCTGAGCAGCTTGGCGGCTCGGCGGCCTCCAGAACTCCTCCACCCTCCGACACGAAGAACCTTTTGTCCGTGAACAGCCCAGGCAGGAGAGCCGGTCGCAGCAAAATCAAACTAGCTGCCAACTTCTCTTTCACAGCCGGCCTCTGA